In a genomic window of Akkermansia massiliensis:
- a CDS encoding tyrosine-type recombinase/integrase, protein MKRKHAKGRYGSKVKLTEVKKKGRPSVWRLRFVDKDTGEWKERTFRDYDEARALYDMYDKGHIDDALAIFNMVAEGESVVEMFAIRLWRKFGRDNNLLQHTLQYLYQHEDPEEVKAFATDLLSWWKDALTDTKEQEIKDLLGSQLSVIADHVDITTPKPPSTGISLDDAMAQYRKERQLMLDRGQCQPAHHKNVLHELDKWQQGWTNRELSSITAAEINDKLDSFRYQGKPLSNTSKYRYRGTLNAFFLWAIQHDLIQKNPVSLTVAPSRDHISIGILTPDEFRKLLEAALKYDRPMLSRIVLQGLCGLRRSEVVQYKDKPDGHDDIFVSREIAKGPKGKTKDRYIPTSPQIKAWLAAGEWEPMTRDDELRYGYRLDQLAAKAGITIPKNALRHSFASYQAALHPLPDVARWMGHSGTQMTESHYRQGVSRKDAEAYLSIIPDAVN, encoded by the coding sequence ATGAAGAGGAAGCATGCCAAAGGCCGATATGGCAGCAAAGTCAAACTCACTGAAGTAAAGAAGAAAGGTCGCCCTTCAGTCTGGCGGCTCCGCTTTGTTGACAAGGACACGGGAGAATGGAAAGAGCGCACCTTCCGCGATTACGACGAAGCCCGGGCTCTCTACGATATGTATGACAAGGGGCATATCGACGATGCCCTGGCAATATTCAATATGGTTGCAGAGGGAGAATCCGTGGTCGAAATGTTCGCTATCCGCTTGTGGAGAAAATTTGGTAGGGACAACAACCTTCTGCAACATACGCTTCAATATTTGTACCAGCATGAAGATCCGGAAGAGGTAAAGGCATTTGCAACTGATCTCCTTTCGTGGTGGAAAGATGCTCTCACGGATACCAAAGAGCAGGAAATCAAGGATTTACTCGGATCACAATTAAGCGTCATTGCTGATCATGTTGACATTACTACCCCGAAACCACCCTCGACGGGTATATCTCTGGATGACGCCATGGCTCAGTATCGAAAGGAGAGGCAGCTGATGCTGGATCGGGGCCAATGCCAGCCGGCCCACCATAAGAACGTCCTTCATGAACTCGATAAATGGCAGCAAGGCTGGACCAACCGGGAGTTGTCATCAATCACCGCCGCCGAAATCAATGACAAACTGGATTCGTTCCGGTATCAGGGAAAGCCCCTCTCGAATACCAGCAAATACAGGTACCGGGGTACGCTGAATGCCTTTTTTCTCTGGGCCATTCAGCACGATCTGATTCAGAAAAACCCGGTCTCCTTGACCGTCGCTCCTTCCAGGGATCACATCTCCATCGGGATTCTTACCCCGGACGAATTCCGGAAATTGCTTGAGGCGGCATTAAAATATGACCGCCCCATGCTTTCCCGTATTGTTCTACAGGGATTGTGCGGGCTAAGACGTTCAGAGGTTGTTCAATACAAGGACAAACCGGATGGACATGACGATATCTTTGTTTCGCGTGAGATCGCGAAGGGACCCAAGGGGAAAACGAAGGATCGTTACATACCCACCTCCCCGCAAATCAAGGCATGGCTGGCCGCAGGAGAATGGGAGCCAATGACCCGGGATGACGAACTCAGATATGGCTATCGCCTGGACCAGCTGGCAGCCAAAGCCGGCATCACGATACCAAAGAATGCGTTGCGACACTCATTCGCTTCCTATCAGGCAGCTCTCCATCCCTTGCCGGATGTTGCCCGCTGGATGGGACATAGTGGAACGCAGATGACCGAATCCCACTACAGGCAGGGTGTTTCCCGTAAGGATGCTGAAGCATACCTTTCTATCATCCCGGATGCGGTTAATTGA
- a CDS encoding PfkB family carbohydrate kinase, with amino-acid sequence MYDVVALGELLVDFTPCGVSAQELPVYQANPGGAPCNVLSMLSRLGRRTAFIGKVGHDMFGKMLRRTLQEEGIDDSGLVSSREVNTTLAFVQIDEHGDRDFSFYRNPGADMKLTSGEVDMALVENTRVFHFGTISMTHGDVRRATRHAVSHAREKGALVSFDPNLRPPLWPSLELAREQMLYGCGACSVMKIEVEELLFLTGCSSMKEGLDALKREFSNLRLILVTGGREGSWASYGDTLVYQPTFLKVNTIDTTGAGDAFFGSCLDWILETGLENLTDGQLADMLLFANAAASIVTTRKGAIRSMPNRVEVLALMAGGV; translated from the coding sequence ATGTATGACGTCGTAGCCCTCGGAGAACTGCTGGTGGACTTCACCCCCTGCGGAGTGAGCGCCCAGGAACTGCCCGTTTACCAGGCCAATCCGGGGGGAGCCCCCTGCAATGTCCTCTCCATGCTGTCCCGGCTGGGGCGCAGGACCGCCTTCATCGGCAAGGTGGGGCATGACATGTTCGGGAAAATGCTCCGGCGCACGCTTCAGGAGGAAGGCATTGACGATTCGGGGCTGGTCTCTTCCCGGGAAGTCAACACCACCCTGGCCTTCGTCCAGATTGACGAACATGGCGACCGTGATTTTTCCTTCTACCGCAATCCCGGCGCGGACATGAAACTGACCTCCGGGGAGGTGGACATGGCGCTGGTGGAAAACACGCGCGTATTCCACTTCGGGACCATCTCCATGACGCACGGCGACGTGCGGCGCGCCACGAGGCATGCCGTCAGCCATGCCCGGGAGAAGGGTGCCCTCGTCTCCTTTGACCCCAACCTCCGGCCTCCCCTCTGGCCCAGCCTGGAGCTGGCCCGGGAGCAAATGCTCTACGGCTGCGGCGCGTGCAGCGTCATGAAAATAGAGGTGGAGGAACTTCTGTTCCTCACCGGGTGCTCCTCCATGAAGGAAGGGCTGGATGCCCTGAAAAGGGAATTCAGCAATCTCCGCCTCATCCTCGTAACAGGGGGCAGGGAAGGGAGCTGGGCTTCCTATGGAGACACGCTGGTTTACCAGCCTACGTTCCTGAAGGTCAATACCATTGACACGACGGGCGCCGGAGACGCCTTTTTTGGTTCCTGCCTGGACTGGATTCTGGAAACAGGGCTGGAAAACCTGACGGACGGACAGTTGGCGGACATGCTTTTATTCGCCAACGCCGCCGCGTCCATCGTGACGACGCGCAAGGGAGCCATCCGCTCCATGCCGAACCGCGTGGAAGTCCTGGCCCTGATGGCAGGGGGCGTTTGA
- a CDS encoding mannitol dehydrogenase family protein: MMKKELKRQGKAKIPGAPVPYDRTTIQPGIVHIGVGNFHRAHEEFYTNQLLGMGGRDEWGISGVALLPQDEPLYKALKSQDGLYTLTVCGRDGKDEFYEIGSLVDLAWGPKDPEKVIDRIADPRTKIITLTITEGGYNLDKETGEFMLNSKDVKHDLEHLDHPRTVFGFLAAGLRKRRKDGAGPVTVLSCDNLQHNGDTARKAFTSFIEAQDPGLAQWVKKNVTFPNSMVDRITPAVTPDDVKRLDAQSGVEDAAPVYSEDFIQWVIEDDFIAGRPDWETVGVEFTDDVSAYENMKLSLLNASHSLLSYPAFLAGYRRVDEAVGDERFARYLRLFMDRDAGPYVPPPGNTDLELYKKTLLERFGNKAVSDQISRLCFDGVSKIPVYVMPVLTKMIRDGADLERLAFFVAAYRHYLKHGKDDRGQAYEVNEPWLTKEDRKLIASDDPLDFLALSPFRSTDLKAADKFVSQYLGMVEKLEKDGVLSVLEKLVLP, encoded by the coding sequence ATGATGAAGAAGGAACTGAAACGACAGGGCAAGGCGAAGATTCCGGGGGCTCCCGTCCCCTATGACAGGACAACCATTCAGCCGGGGATAGTCCATATAGGAGTGGGCAACTTCCATCGCGCGCATGAAGAGTTTTACACGAACCAGCTTCTGGGCATGGGCGGCCGTGACGAATGGGGAATTTCCGGAGTGGCGCTGCTGCCTCAGGACGAACCCCTTTACAAGGCGCTGAAGAGCCAGGACGGCCTTTACACGCTGACGGTCTGCGGCCGCGACGGCAAGGACGAGTTTTATGAGATAGGCTCCCTGGTGGATCTGGCGTGGGGGCCGAAGGATCCCGAAAAGGTCATCGACAGGATTGCGGACCCCCGCACTAAAATCATCACGCTGACCATTACGGAAGGGGGATACAATCTGGATAAGGAAACCGGTGAGTTCATGCTCAACAGCAAGGACGTGAAACATGACCTGGAACATCTCGACCATCCCCGGACGGTTTTCGGGTTCCTGGCCGCCGGATTGCGGAAGAGGCGCAAGGACGGCGCAGGCCCCGTAACCGTTCTATCCTGCGACAACCTCCAGCACAATGGAGACACGGCCCGGAAAGCGTTCACTTCCTTTATCGAGGCCCAGGATCCCGGGCTGGCGCAGTGGGTGAAGAAGAACGTGACATTCCCCAACAGCATGGTGGACCGCATCACGCCCGCCGTCACGCCGGACGACGTCAAGCGACTGGACGCGCAGAGCGGCGTGGAAGACGCCGCCCCCGTCTATTCGGAGGATTTCATCCAGTGGGTGATTGAGGATGATTTCATTGCCGGGCGCCCGGACTGGGAAACCGTGGGCGTGGAGTTTACGGACGATGTTTCCGCTTATGAGAATATGAAGCTCAGCCTGCTGAACGCGTCCCACTCCCTGCTGTCCTACCCCGCCTTTCTGGCCGGGTACCGCCGGGTGGACGAGGCGGTAGGGGATGAACGGTTCGCCCGCTACTTGCGCCTTTTCATGGACCGGGACGCGGGCCCCTACGTTCCGCCTCCGGGGAATACGGATTTGGAGCTGTACAAGAAGACCCTGCTGGAACGCTTCGGCAACAAGGCGGTGAGCGACCAGATCAGCCGCTTGTGCTTTGACGGCGTTTCCAAGATTCCCGTGTATGTGATGCCCGTTTTAACGAAGATGATCAGGGACGGCGCCGACCTGGAACGCCTGGCGTTTTTCGTGGCCGCCTACCGCCATTACCTGAAGCACGGAAAGGATGACCGGGGCCAGGCTTATGAAGTGAACGAGCCCTGGCTGACCAAGGAGGACCGGAAGCTGATCGCCAGCGACGACCCGCTGGATTTCCTCGCCCTCTCCCCCTTCCGGAGCACGGATTTGAAGGCGGCGGACAAGTTCGTCAGCCAGTACCTGGGCATGGTGGAGAAGCTTGAAAAAGACGGCGTGCTCTCCGTTCTGGAAAAATTGGTTCTTCCGTAG
- a CDS encoding MFS transporter — METQPHSRLGPFLALTFIYFLVGFLSTVNGQFQGPLQSAFLPDAGALKNTFITLIPFFFFLAYLVNGNIASRWINRYGYKTTLIRGLLFMVLGLAVFFLSAWFTVQFGDLRTTIAGASIPYGYFIFLAGSYAMGTSATVLQVVINPYVTSYELKGTQPVQRLNIVCAVNSFGTTIAPFFVTGILFAGLPMESVHVRQLMLPLLILGVLIALVTLMTKRLYLPNIRDTTAGEGEKLERSIWSFRHLTLGVIAIFFYVGAEVSVGINVNLHALELSNSDEPLLFLGSSNLVVWGVDLGIPALLASLYWGGLMVGRIVSSWLNHISPRVQLTAATSAAAILTLVAIYTHNLWVLVSVGLFHSVMWGCIFTLATVGLKKYTAKASGIFMMGVFGGAVFPFLQGALTDALGSWRWSWMLVFLCELVMLAYALAGSRVRKEDLLEGTD, encoded by the coding sequence ATGGAAACACAACCGCATTCACGCCTGGGTCCCTTCCTTGCCCTGACTTTCATTTATTTTCTCGTCGGGTTCCTGTCCACCGTGAACGGCCAGTTCCAGGGGCCTTTGCAAAGCGCCTTCCTGCCGGATGCCGGCGCCTTGAAAAACACGTTCATCACGCTAATTCCCTTTTTCTTTTTCCTGGCGTACCTGGTGAACGGAAATATCGCCTCCCGCTGGATCAACCGCTACGGCTACAAGACCACGCTGATACGGGGGCTCCTGTTCATGGTGCTTGGGCTGGCCGTCTTTTTCCTGTCCGCATGGTTCACCGTCCAGTTCGGGGACCTGCGCACGACGATCGCCGGGGCCAGCATCCCCTACGGCTATTTTATTTTTCTGGCGGGGTCCTATGCCATGGGCACCTCCGCCACGGTTTTGCAGGTCGTCATCAACCCCTACGTGACGTCCTATGAATTGAAGGGAACCCAGCCCGTCCAGCGCCTCAACATCGTCTGCGCCGTGAATTCCTTCGGAACGACGATCGCGCCGTTTTTCGTGACCGGCATCCTGTTCGCTGGACTGCCCATGGAGAGCGTCCACGTGCGGCAGCTGATGCTTCCCCTGCTTATCCTGGGCGTCCTGATTGCGCTGGTCACCCTGATGACGAAGCGCCTTTACCTGCCCAACATCCGGGACACCACGGCCGGAGAAGGAGAAAAACTGGAACGCAGCATCTGGTCCTTCCGGCATTTGACATTGGGCGTGATCGCCATTTTCTTTTATGTGGGCGCGGAGGTGTCCGTGGGCATCAACGTGAACCTGCACGCCCTGGAACTCAGCAATTCGGATGAACCGCTGCTGTTTCTGGGCTCCAGCAACCTGGTGGTGTGGGGGGTGGACCTGGGCATTCCGGCCCTGCTGGCCTCCCTGTACTGGGGCGGACTGATGGTGGGGCGCATCGTTTCCAGCTGGCTGAACCATATCTCCCCCCGTGTCCAGTTGACGGCGGCAACCTCCGCGGCGGCCATCCTGACGCTGGTCGCCATTTACACCCATAACCTGTGGGTGCTGGTTTCCGTAGGGTTGTTCCATTCCGTCATGTGGGGCTGTATTTTCACGCTCGCCACCGTGGGGCTGAAAAAATACACCGCCAAGGCTTCCGGCATTTTCATGATGGGCGTGTTCGGCGGCGCCGTTTTCCCCTTCCTCCAGGGAGCGCTGACGGACGCGCTGGGAAGCTGGCGCTGGTCATGGATGCTCGTCTTCCTCTGTGAGCTGGTCATGCTTGCCTATGCCCTTGCGGGTTCCCGCGTCAGGAAAGAAGACCTGCTGGAAGGAACGGACTGA
- a CDS encoding YopT-type cysteine protease domain-containing protein, protein MSSASSSWNDALSTISLRRIMKEIKSFSQGQLIRQTGNIYPSGICLGLVTYWLIACHRHEESQFWADIEHSISTPRNQSISKASLIYGEGYAAKASVFHEQNDMADVIVRSREKMAIEGGMRMLHNEMVPVNFFQNNFMDYAISKILQQDVTYTILAIRGAEPNGHAIGIHHEKGKVHIFDPNFFVLECDSETDLPGELKEAFLTIDHRYQGRFNNIFHLDAFY, encoded by the coding sequence ATGTCCTCCGCCTCTTCTTCATGGAATGATGCGCTCTCAACCATTTCATTAAGAAGAATCATGAAAGAAATAAAATCATTCAGTCAGGGACAGTTGATTCGCCAGACAGGGAATATTTATCCTTCCGGAATATGTCTGGGCCTGGTCACTTATTGGCTCATTGCATGCCATCGTCATGAAGAAAGTCAATTCTGGGCCGATATTGAACACAGCATCAGTACGCCTCGTAATCAGTCCATTTCAAAGGCATCCCTTATCTATGGAGAGGGATACGCGGCAAAAGCCTCCGTTTTCCATGAACAAAACGACATGGCGGATGTCATTGTCCGTAGCCGTGAAAAAATGGCTATTGAAGGGGGAATGCGGATGCTGCATAACGAAATGGTCCCAGTAAACTTCTTCCAAAATAATTTTATGGATTACGCTATTTCCAAGATTTTACAACAGGACGTCACCTACACTATTTTAGCCATTCGAGGAGCCGAACCTAATGGACACGCCATCGGCATTCACCACGAAAAGGGGAAGGTGCACATTTTTGACCCCAACTTCTTCGTTCTGGAATGCGACAGCGAGACCGATCTGCCAGGAGAACTTAAAGAAGCATTTCTAACCATTGATCATCGCTACCAAGGCAGGTTTAACAATATCTTTCACCTGGATGCTTTTTATTAA